The Mycolicibacterium aromaticivorans JS19b1 = JCM 16368 genomic sequence TGTTGCCGTGTTGGGAAAGTTCCCGCAGGACGGCGAATGCCTGGTCGGCATCGAGGCGGTAGATCAGCATCAGCATGCCTTTGGCTTGCTCGATCGTGGCCCGATCCCGGATCACATCGCTTAGCGCGGGCGTCGGGTGTGCGGCGCTCACCCGATCGAGGTACACCCCGACGGCGTCGATCAGCTGCCCGGTGGGGTCATGTCGGACAGTGGCGGCGGCGGTGATGTGATGGACCACCCCGTCGGCGTCGATGAGCCGAAACCGTGTGCGTAACGGCTCGCTGGTGCCGCGAACCCGCCCGACAAATAGCGGTGGGCGCGCGGCGTCAGCGGGATGAAGGAGGGCGCGCAGGGCGGCAGTGGTCCCCGTCAGCGGCGGGGCAGCCTCGGCACGCTCTGGTTGCGCCGAGGCTGGTGTGCACCGCCAGATCCCGGTGGGTCCATCGAGCTGGAACCACCCCACGGTGACGTCCTGGCCCGGCGAGCTCAGCGGCGGGCAACCCAGTACCGGGGTGGGGGTAGCGGTGGGCGCACCCGGGCAACCTTCCCGGTGAGCGCCCACCCCATCACCGGTAATGTGGTCGCTCACCCCTGATCAAGGGCGTGTTGGGGGGCCGGTGAACCGATTGCGATCTTGCGCGGTTTAGCGGTTTCGGCCACCGGGATCCGCACCCGCAACACCCCACTGTGGTAGTCGGCCTCGATGTGCTCGGTATCCAGGTGCTGGCCCAGCGACAGCTGCCGGCGAAACACTCCGTGTGGGCGCTCGGCAATTACCCACTGCCCGTTCTGGTCGCTGACCTCGGGCCGCTCGGCAGTGACGGTCAGCACATCATGGTCGACCTGCACATCCAGAGCATCGGGGGCGATGCCGGGCACATCAAACTCGACCACGAAACCATCGCCGTCTCGCCAGGCATCCACTGGCAGACCGCTCGGGCGGGCCGCAGTGCCCAACACCTGTTCGGTGAACCGTCCCAGATCGCGGAACGGATCAAACATCATCCCCATCGGTGTCACCTCCATTTCTGGTTCGGTAGGTCACCGACCTACCGGACTGAACTGAACCTTGGCACCCATAAAACCTTTGCTGGATGAGATATATTTCCTAATCCGTGCGGAGCCTCGACCCCTGTGCGCCCGGCCGCTTCCGGCTTGCTCGAATCGAGTGCTCAGCGTCTCAAAGCCACTACGCCGCAGGCTGGCGAACCAGGAAATATAATTCCGATATAGATGGTTTTCTGTGCCAGAAGTAAGCGATTACCTACAGAACATGTCATGGAACACTCCCGGCCCGCCGCCGGGCCGAGCACCCGAGGAGGTGACACGTGAGCACCGCTGGCTATGACCACCCCGACCCGCGCCGAGCCGCAGATCGCATGCTCGACACCGCCGAAGGGGTCCTCGTCGCGCTGCGGCGCTTCCGTCTCAACGACGCCTTCCGCGACCTGATGACCACCGCGCGCCACCACAACGTCAACCCCCTCAGCCTGGCCGACGCACTGGTCGCCCTCGCCGAAAACCACGGCGTCAACGCTCTCGACACCAACGTCGTGGCCATCGCCCGTCACACCTGGGGCCCCCTACTCGACCAGCCCCGCAACCACCCCACACCCCAAGACGATGACCACCCCTGATCCACCCCCCACCAGCAGCAACGGCCCTCAGTCGACGCCACCAGACCACCCCGACCGCGACACCCCGCATACCGTCGTAGCCCTGCTGCGCCAGCTGGGCCTCACCCACGCCTCGGCCCAACACCAAATCGACGTACTGCGCGTCTGGCTCGCCCGCAATCCCCCCAGTCCCGCCCTGCGGATGAGCCTCCACGCCAATGGCTACGGCCTCCTCCTGCGCCAGCGGCAATAGGTGGGACTGTGGATCTAACGGTGTTTCCGGCACTGACACGCTGAGTGATGCTCGGCGAGAAAGGTGCCGTGATGACGACACTGGACGATGTGGCGAAGAAGAAGGCGGCTGAGCAGTCCGAAGGCCAGAAGGCTGCGGTCGAACTGGTCCGATTGGCCCAGGAGCAGGGCTTGTCGCTGACCGGGCCCGACGGGCTGCTCAAGCAGTTGACCAAGACGGTCCTCGAGACCGCGCTCAATGAGGAGATGACCGAGCACCTCGGCTATGAGAAACACGACCCGCCCGAGACGGGGTCGGGCAACATCCGCAACGGCACCCGCACCAAGACGGTGCTGACCGACACCACCGGCCCGGTCGAACTTGACGTGCCGCGCGATCGGGCATCGACCTTCGAGCCTCAGATCGTCAAGAAACGCCAACGTCGCCTGAACGGCGTGGACGAGGTCGTGCTGTCGCTGTACGCGAAGGGCTTGACCACCGGTGAGATCTCGGCGCACTTCGCCGAGATCTACGGGGCGTCGGTATCCAAAGAGACGATCAGCCGCATCACCGACAAGGTGCTTGAGGAGATGAACGACTGGTCGGTGCGACCGCTGGATGAAACCTACGCCGCGATCTTCATCGACGCGATCGTGGTCAAGGTCCGCGACGGCCAAGTCGCCAACCGGCCGTTCTACGCTGCCATCGGGGTCACCCTGGCCGGGGAACGCGACATCCTCGGCTTGTGGGCCGGCACCGGCGGGGAGGGCGCCAAGTTCTGGATGAGCGTGCTCACCGACCTACGCAACCGCGGCATCAAGGACACCTTCTTCGTCGTCTGCGACGGGCTCAAGGGACTGCCCGAGGTGGTGGGCAATGTGTGGCCGCAGGCGATCGTGCAGACGTGCATCATTCATCTGCTGCGCAACACTTTTCGGCTCACGTCCCGCAAGTACTGGGACGAGATCAAGGGCGACGTCAAGCCGATCTACACTGCGGTCAACGCGACCGCGGCTCGGGCGGCGTTCGACGAGCTGGCCGAGAAATGGGGGCAGCGCTACCCGGCAGTGATCCGGCTCTGGGACAACGCCTGGGCGGAGTTCATTCCGTTCCTGGACTACGACGTGGAGATCCGGCGAGTGATCTGCTCGACGAACGCGATCGAGTCGCTCAACGCCCGCTACCGCCGCGCGATCAAGGCCCGCGGACACTTCCCCTCCGAGCAGGCGGCGCTCAAGTGCCTGTATCTGGTGACCCGATCACTGGACCCGACCGGTGTCGGCAGGGCACGATGGACGATGCGGTGGAAACCTGCCCTCAATGCGTTCGCGATCACCTTCGCCGACCGATTCCCGGCAGCCGAAACCTACTGATGAAAAACGCCGGAAACACCGTTAGCGAGATAGACCCCAATAGGTGGGCGTGCTAACTCGCGCCCACAGTTGGGGAGTTAAGGCATGGCAGTGCACTGAGAATTTCCGGAGAACACCGGTAACGAGATAAGCCCCTGTTTAGAGGCTGAGGTCATAGCCGGAATCTTGTTCGCGGTGTTGGCTGCGGTCCAGGTCGAGGTGCCGGTCAAGTGCCTGATCTTGTTGTGCGCGTTGGGTTTTCTGGTAGGTACTGCGGCGTCGGGTGACCGCCTGGTGGTGTTCGGCGACCAGGGAAGCGACCTGCTCGGGCAGGTATTGGGTAGGGGTGTCGGCGGCGATCTGGTGCGCGGTGTGGGCGGGTTCGTCGCGGCCGATGATCTGCCGTAGCGCGTGGGCGGCCTGGGTGGTGGTGCCGCGCTGGACGAGGTGCACCCCCTCACCGGGGGCGCTGTGTTGATGGTCAGCTTCGGTGGGGTCGCGGTGGTAGAGGTAGGCGCGGTTGGATGCCCGGCCACGGGTAAGGGCGACGTAGGCCAGGTTGCGGCTGGCAGTGTCAGCGAGCACGGTATGGGTGGTGTCGGCGGTGACGCCCTGGGCGGCGTGCACGGTGACCGCGTGCCCGAGCTGCACCTGCTCGCGCAGGTAATCGCGGTCGAAGACGGCCCACGCGCCGTCGCTGATGCGGCGGGCGGCGATGCGAGGGTGCTCGCGGTTGTCGTCGACTTTGACCACGCGCCAGCGTTGCCCGTTGCGCACCGGCGCCTCAGCCAGGATTTGGGTGCGGTTGTCGGCTTGGTAGACGGTGATGGTCGGGTCGTTACGCCGGCTGATGACCACATCCCCGGTGGTGATGTGGTGCCCGCGGGCTGCGGTCACCGTGGTGGTGTCGCGCCCTGCGGCGGTGCGCTCGGTGACGGTCTGATCGTGGACACGACGATTCAACGCATCACACATCTCCACCGTGTCGGCCAGCAGCAGGGCGTCTTTACCGGCCGCGAGATCGGTCTGGTGGGCGGCCAGCGCGTCGGCGGCCATGGTGACCTGATCCCCCGTGTGGAGTCGGTCGTGGTTGCGGTACCAGTTGATCGCGCGGCGCACCGGCGCCGGCCCGCCCTCCCGCAGCGCTAGCGACGCCGCGCGTTCGGCCGGATCGTGCTGGCGCCACACCTCCGTCAGGCGCTGCGCCCAGGGCAACTCGTCACACAGTTGGGCGAACATTCCCCCCCGGGCTTGGACAGGCTCGAGCTGATGAGCATCGCCGACCAGGACGGTTTTGGTTCCCGCCGTCGTGGTGGCTGACAGGAGTTGGCGCCAGTGGTCGGTGCCGACCATGCCGGCTTCATCAACCACGACCACATCAAAGGGACCCAACTGCAGCCGGCCATCGGCGAGGCGGGCCAGGGCGCTGTGCATGGTGTAGCCCTCGCTGGCCGCCCCTTCGGCGACGGCGACGTCGACGGCTTTTCCGGTGGGGGCGATCACGATCATCCGCGCTTTATGGCGTTTTTCGATGATGGTGCGCAACGCGCGCATGGAGGTGGTCTTCCCCGCCCCGGCCGGCGCGCTCAACGGCACCACCAACTGCGGGGTGGAGGCGATCGCGGTCACCACCTGATGCTGCTGATCCGACACGCCCAGCGCGGCTGCGGTGTGCTCGG encodes the following:
- a CDS encoding ANTAR domain-containing protein, which translates into the protein MSDHITGDGVGAHREGCPGAPTATPTPVLGCPPLSSPGQDVTVGWFQLDGPTGIWRCTPASAQPERAEAAPPLTGTTAALRALLHPADAARPPLFVGRVRGTSEPLRTRFRLIDADGVVHHITAAATVRHDPTGQLIDAVGVYLDRVSAAHPTPALSDVIRDRATIEQAKGMLMLIYRLDADQAFAVLRELSQHGNIKLRILARQIVTDFRALPHTDAALADPHAYTELLRTIHLRAAPPITEETFRSGPTRLAQPHES
- a CDS encoding Hsp20/alpha crystallin family protein, translating into MEVTPMGMMFDPFRDLGRFTEQVLGTAARPSGLPVDAWRDGDGFVVEFDVPGIAPDALDVQVDHDVLTVTAERPEVSDQNGQWVIAERPHGVFRRQLSLGQHLDTEHIEADYHSGVLRVRIPVAETAKPRKIAIGSPAPQHALDQG
- a CDS encoding ANTAR domain-containing protein, giving the protein MSTAGYDHPDPRRAADRMLDTAEGVLVALRRFRLNDAFRDLMTTARHHNVNPLSLADALVALAENHGVNALDTNVVAIARHTWGPLLDQPRNHPTPQDDDHP
- a CDS encoding IS256 family transposase; its protein translation is MTTLDDVAKKKAAEQSEGQKAAVELVRLAQEQGLSLTGPDGLLKQLTKTVLETALNEEMTEHLGYEKHDPPETGSGNIRNGTRTKTVLTDTTGPVELDVPRDRASTFEPQIVKKRQRRLNGVDEVVLSLYAKGLTTGEISAHFAEIYGASVSKETISRITDKVLEEMNDWSVRPLDETYAAIFIDAIVVKVRDGQVANRPFYAAIGVTLAGERDILGLWAGTGGEGAKFWMSVLTDLRNRGIKDTFFVVCDGLKGLPEVVGNVWPQAIVQTCIIHLLRNTFRLTSRKYWDEIKGDVKPIYTAVNATAARAAFDELAEKWGQRYPAVIRLWDNAWAEFIPFLDYDVEIRRVICSTNAIESLNARYRRAIKARGHFPSEQAALKCLYLVTRSLDPTGVGRARWTMRWKPALNAFAITFADRFPAAETY
- the mobF gene encoding MobF family relaxase translates to MLTVAKLSLWSVNYYNDTARAVGDAVKDRQRANGGLAEYYAERDTRTPVWACAGDARAAADLVGLSGSERGGGDADPEVVARWLDEGVAPSGECGRAHGTTGVHGFDLTFCAPKSVSLVRAFGDDVIDKAVSAAHQTALAEALEYLADHAGYTRMHNPVTGLKDLHKLPGLVAAAYQHETSRAGDPHLHTHVLVPNRQARADGRLVSIDGTSLFHEARAAGIIYQATLRYELHRLTGIEWGPIDPSTGMAEVAGIDPKNIAAWSQRSTQLRQWAASNLTLVEGGAGLSQGQLAVAQKATRPRKPESMSWAELRAGWRADTRGLVLSRAAQREARAAREEAARTAAARVSRRGGVVVDRRAVAAMAARGDKAALTRADLVEIIGAQLPLLVDDADPASGGGAGAGMPRQLIEAAVDAVGMRLTAPRLAHQREGSQRYTVDLILAEERRVFDLVDAHAVRAMAWVHPEHTAAALGVSDQQHQVVTAIASTPQLVVPLSAPAGAGKTTSMRALRTIIEKRHKARMIVIAPTGKAVDVAVAEGAASEGYTMHSALARLADGRLQLGPFDVVVVDEAGMVGTDHWRQLLSATTTAGTKTVLVGDAHQLEPVQARGGMFAQLCDELPWAQRLTEVWRQHDPAERAASLALREGGPAPVRRAINWYRNHDRLHTGDQVTMAADALAAHQTDLAAGKDALLLADTVEMCDALNRRVHDQTVTERTAAGRDTTTVTAARGHHITTGDVVISRRNDPTITVYQADNRTQILAEAPVRNGQRWRVVKVDDNREHPRIAARRISDGAWAVFDRDYLREQVQLGHAVTVHAAQGVTADTTHTVLADTASRNLAYVALTRGRASNRAYLYHRDPTEADHQHSAPGEGVHLVQRGTTTQAAHALRQIIGRDEPAHTAHQIAADTPTQYLPEQVASLVAEHHQAVTRRRSTYQKTQRAQQDQALDRHLDLDRSQHREQDSGYDLSL